The Pseudomonas sp. FP2309 genome has a window encoding:
- a CDS encoding putative zinc-binding metallopeptidase, giving the protein MFRYFEQLSSRIAAPFMADTSRNSKVWQCRCGQSLFFRNSQCLACQALLGYQPQQSRLSSLQPGPVEGTWLQDGNLDAGAFRRCANLDTPAACNWLIPAHSTAALCVACSLNRTIPDLSVPENHERWCKVETAKRRLVAQLISLGLRVVPKSVDEDNGLAFDFVGIDLEGNAPMTGHANGLITLDIKEADDAHREKVRVQMREPYRTLLGHFRHEVGHYYWDRLIANTQWQQRFRDLFGDERASYAEALDQHYQNGPRPDWQQTCVSAYATMHPWEDWAETWAHYLHMMDAVDTALGFGMSARDMDLDYQPFPLSTLYDPEHPGGPAFLSFVNAWIELAGMLNELSRSMGQPDFYPFVLPPAVIAKLHFIHLVIQDEGGRADEAVIL; this is encoded by the coding sequence ATGTTCCGCTACTTCGAGCAACTCAGTTCGCGCATCGCCGCACCGTTCATGGCTGACACTTCGCGCAACAGCAAGGTCTGGCAATGCCGCTGCGGCCAGTCATTGTTCTTTCGCAACAGCCAGTGCCTGGCCTGCCAGGCGCTGCTTGGCTATCAGCCGCAGCAAAGTCGCCTGTCATCCCTGCAACCCGGTCCTGTCGAAGGCACCTGGCTGCAAGACGGTAACCTCGACGCCGGCGCGTTCCGCCGCTGCGCCAACCTCGATACCCCGGCCGCCTGCAACTGGCTGATCCCGGCCCATAGCACCGCAGCCTTGTGTGTGGCCTGTAGTCTTAACCGCACGATTCCCGACCTGTCGGTCCCGGAAAACCACGAGCGCTGGTGCAAGGTTGAAACCGCCAAGCGTCGCCTGGTGGCGCAGTTGATCAGCTTGGGCCTGCGCGTGGTGCCCAAGAGCGTCGACGAAGACAACGGCCTGGCGTTCGATTTCGTCGGTATCGACCTCGAAGGCAACGCGCCCATGACCGGCCACGCCAATGGCCTGATCACCCTGGACATCAAGGAAGCCGACGATGCACACCGCGAAAAAGTCCGTGTGCAGATGCGTGAACCCTACCGCACGTTGCTTGGCCACTTCCGCCATGAAGTCGGTCACTACTACTGGGACCGCCTGATTGCCAATACCCAGTGGCAGCAGCGGTTTCGCGACCTGTTCGGCGACGAACGCGCCAGTTACGCCGAGGCCCTCGACCAGCACTACCAGAACGGACCGCGCCCGGACTGGCAGCAGACCTGCGTCAGTGCCTACGCCACCATGCACCCCTGGGAAGACTGGGCCGAGACCTGGGCGCATTACCTGCACATGATGGACGCCGTCGACACCGCCCTGGGCTTTGGCATGAGCGCCCGTGACATGGACCTGGATTACCAGCCGTTCCCCCTCAGCACGCTGTACGACCCGGAACACCCCGGCGGCCCGGCGTTCCTGTCGTTCGTCAACGCCTGGATCGAACTGGCCGGCATGCTCAACGAACTGTCGCGCAGCATGGGGCAGCCGGATTTCTACCCCTTCGTGCTGCCACCGGCGGTGATTGCCAAGCTGCACTTTATTCACCTGGTCATCCAGGACGAGGGCGGCAGGGCGGACGAGGCCGTGATTCTGTAG
- the ligA gene encoding NAD-dependent DNA ligase LigA has product MTAAHTRILELRAELDQHNYRYHVLDEPSIPDAEYDRLFHELKALETEHPELVTRDSPTQRVGSAALSAFTQVKHEIPMLSLGNAFDETTMLEFDRRVTEGLDLPVGDLFGGGAAVEYSCEPKLDGLAVSLLYTDGELVRGATRGDGTTGEDISVNVRTVRNIPLKLHGTGWPATLEVRGEVFMSKAGFDRLNASQLEVGGKTFANPRNAAAGSLRQLDSKITASRPLEFCCYGIGQVTADISDTHIGNLQQLQKWGMPISHELKLAKGIQACLDYYRDIGERRNSLPYEIDGVVFKVNSIAAQRELGFRAREPRWAIAHKFPAMEELTELLDVEFQVGRTGAVTPVARLKPVKVAGVTVSNATLHNMDEVARLGLMIGDTVIIRRAGDVIPQVVSVVSERRPADARAVQIPQTCPVCGSHVERTQLVKRSKGKETVSEGAVYRCVGRLACGAQLKQAIIHFVSRRAMDIDGLGDKTIEQLVDEKLIGSPADLYKLKYEQIIDLEGFADISSKKLIAAIENSKTPTLARFIYALGIPDVGEETAKVLARSLASLERVQKALPEVLTYLPDVGLEVAHEIHSFFEDSHNQQVIGALLSPNECGLQLQDQGDLSAEFAASTTLGGLLDKLHVPSVGPGAAQKLADKFGSLEGVIKADWLDMRQALPEKQAKAVREFFDNPDNAAHALAIEQQLKDFGMHWQSEKKVVEGLPEAGHTWVLTGSLELMSRDVAKDKLESLGAKVAGSVSAKTHCVVAGPGAGSKLAKANELGLKVLDEDAFVAFLARHNISV; this is encoded by the coding sequence ATGACCGCCGCCCACACCCGCATCCTCGAACTGCGCGCTGAACTGGATCAGCACAACTACCGTTATCACGTCCTCGATGAGCCGAGCATTCCGGACGCCGAGTACGACCGTTTGTTCCACGAGCTCAAGGCCCTGGAAACCGAGCATCCGGAACTGGTGACGCGTGATTCACCGACGCAGCGGGTCGGCAGTGCGGCGTTGTCCGCGTTCACTCAGGTCAAGCATGAGATCCCGATGCTCAGCCTGGGCAACGCCTTTGATGAAACCACCATGCTCGAGTTTGATCGCCGGGTCACCGAGGGCCTCGACCTGCCGGTGGGCGATCTGTTTGGCGGCGGCGCGGCGGTGGAATACAGCTGCGAACCCAAGCTGGACGGCCTGGCGGTCAGCCTGCTCTACACCGATGGCGAACTGGTGCGCGGCGCCACGCGGGGGGACGGCACCACGGGCGAGGACATCAGCGTCAATGTGCGCACCGTGCGCAATATCCCGTTGAAGCTGCACGGCACCGGCTGGCCGGCGACCCTGGAAGTGCGCGGTGAAGTGTTCATGTCCAAGGCCGGTTTCGACCGTCTGAACGCCTCGCAACTGGAAGTGGGCGGCAAGACGTTCGCCAACCCGCGCAACGCCGCCGCCGGCAGCCTGCGCCAGCTCGACTCGAAGATTACCGCCAGTCGTCCGCTGGAGTTCTGCTGCTATGGCATCGGCCAGGTGACCGCTGATATCAGCGACACCCATATCGGCAACCTGCAGCAGTTGCAAAAGTGGGGCATGCCCATCAGCCACGAGCTGAAGCTGGCCAAGGGCATTCAAGCGTGCCTGGACTACTACCGCGACATCGGCGAGCGGCGTAACAGTCTGCCTTATGAAATCGACGGTGTGGTGTTCAAGGTCAACAGCATCGCCGCCCAACGTGAGCTGGGTTTCCGCGCGCGCGAGCCACGCTGGGCCATCGCGCATAAATTCCCGGCGATGGAAGAACTCACCGAACTGCTCGACGTGGAATTCCAGGTCGGCCGCACCGGCGCGGTCACCCCGGTGGCGCGCTTGAAGCCGGTGAAGGTTGCGGGTGTGACCGTGTCCAACGCCACCTTGCACAACATGGACGAAGTGGCGCGCCTGGGCCTGATGATCGGTGACACCGTGATCATCCGCCGTGCCGGGGATGTGATCCCGCAAGTTGTGTCCGTGGTCAGCGAGCGGCGCCCGGCGGACGCCCGCGCGGTGCAGATTCCGCAGACCTGCCCGGTATGCGGCTCCCATGTGGAGCGCACGCAGCTGGTCAAACGCAGCAAGGGCAAGGAGACCGTCAGCGAAGGTGCGGTGTACCGCTGCGTCGGCCGTCTGGCCTGTGGTGCGCAGCTCAAGCAGGCGATTATTCATTTTGTGTCGCGCCGGGCCATGGATATCGACGGCCTGGGCGACAAGACCATCGAACAATTGGTGGATGAAAAACTCATTGGCTCGCCGGCCGACCTTTACAAGCTCAAGTACGAGCAGATCATCGACCTGGAAGGTTTCGCCGACATCTCCAGCAAGAAACTGATCGCCGCCATCGAAAACAGCAAGACTCCGACCCTCGCGCGCTTTATCTACGCCCTGGGCATTCCGGACGTGGGCGAGGAGACCGCCAAGGTGCTGGCACGCTCCCTGGCGTCCCTGGAGCGGGTGCAGAAGGCCTTGCCGGAAGTGCTCACGTATTTGCCCGACGTGGGCCTGGAAGTGGCTCACGAGATCCACAGCTTCTTCGAAGACAGCCATAACCAGCAGGTGATTGGCGCGCTGTTGTCGCCGAACGAATGCGGCCTGCAATTACAGGATCAGGGCGATCTGAGCGCGGAATTCGCGGCCAGCACCACCCTTGGCGGCCTGCTCGACAAGCTTCACGTACCCAGCGTTGGACCGGGTGCTGCGCAAAAACTGGCGGACAAGTTCGGCAGCCTGGAAGGCGTGATCAAGGCCGACTGGCTCGACATGCGCCAGGCCCTGCCCGAGAAGCAGGCCAAGGCCGTGCGTGAGTTCTTCGACAACCCGGACAATGCCGCACACGCCCTGGCCATTGAGCAGCAGCTCAAGGACTTCGGCATGCACTGGCAGAGCGAGAAAAAAGTGGTCGAAGGCCTGCCGGAAGCGGGGCATACCTGGGTGCTGACCGGCTCCCTTGAGCTGATGAGCCGCGATGTGGCCAAGGACAAACTCGAAAGCCTTGGCGCCAAGGTGGCGGGTTCGGTCTCGGCGAAAACCCATTGCGTGGTGGCAGGCCCGGGTGCCGGTTCCAAGTTGGCCAAGGCCAACGAACTGGGACTCAAGGTGCTCGACGAAGACGCTTTCGTCGCCTTCCTGGCCAGGCACAATATTTCGGTCTGA
- the zipA gene encoding cell division protein ZipA, translating into MEIGLREWLIVIGIIVIAGILFDGWRRMRGGKGKLKFRLDRNLSNLPDDDGSAELLGPPRVLDTHKEPQLDEHDLPSMSAPLREAREPSSKRGKRGNTGAAEPHQGDLNLDVDEGPSFSSRDDDFPDENVGKTSTAARQSVNDQPAAEEVLVISVICRDAAGFKGPALLQNILESGLRFGEMDIFHRHESMAGNGEVLFSMANAVKPGTFDLDDIDLFSTPAVSFFLGLPGPRHPKQAFDVMVAAARKLSQELNGELKDDQRSVLTAQTIEHYRQRIVEFERRALTQKR; encoded by the coding sequence ATGGAAATCGGTCTGCGCGAGTGGCTGATCGTCATCGGCATTATTGTCATTGCCGGTATTCTTTTTGATGGCTGGCGCCGCATGCGCGGTGGCAAGGGCAAGCTCAAATTCCGTCTGGACCGCAACCTGTCCAATCTGCCCGACGACGACGGCAGCGCCGAGCTGCTGGGGCCGCCCCGTGTGCTGGATACCCACAAAGAACCGCAACTGGATGAGCACGACCTGCCGTCCATGAGCGCGCCGTTGCGGGAAGCGCGTGAACCGTCTTCCAAGCGTGGCAAGCGTGGCAACACTGGCGCCGCCGAGCCGCATCAGGGCGACCTGAACCTCGACGTCGATGAAGGCCCGAGCTTCAGCAGCCGCGATGATGATTTCCCCGATGAAAACGTCGGCAAGACGTCCACCGCGGCACGCCAGTCGGTCAACGATCAGCCGGCCGCCGAAGAGGTGTTGGTGATCAGCGTGATCTGCCGCGACGCCGCCGGTTTCAAAGGCCCGGCCCTGTTGCAGAACATTCTGGAAAGCGGCCTGCGATTTGGCGAGATGGACATCTTCCACCGTCACGAAAGCATGGCGGGTAATGGCGAAGTGCTGTTCTCCATGGCCAATGCGGTCAAGCCGGGTACGTTCGATCTGGACGATATCGACCTGTTCAGCACCCCGGCGGTCAGTTTCTTCCTTGGCCTGCCAGGCCCGCGCCACCCGAAACAAGCGTTCGACGTGATGGTGGCCGCGGCGCGCAAACTGTCCCAGGAACTTAACGGCGAACTCAAGGATGACCAACGCAGCGTCCTGACCGCCCAGACCATCGAGCACTACCGTCAGCGCATCGTCGAGTTCGAGCGTCGCGCCCTGACACAGAAACGCTGA
- the smc gene encoding chromosome segregation protein SMC: protein MRLKCIKLAGFKSFVDPTTVNFPSNMAAVVGPNGCGKSNIIDAVRWVMGESSAKNLRGESMTDVIFNGSTSRKPVSQASIELVFDNSDGTLIGEYAAYAEISIRRKVTRDSQNSYFLNGTKCRRRDITDIFLGTGLGPRSYSIIEQGMISKLIEAKPEDLRNFIEEAAGISKYKERRRETENRIRRTHENLARLTDLREELERQLERLHRQAQAAEKYQEYKGEERQLKAQLSALRWQALNDQVGQREAIIGTQEISFEALVAEQRNADASIERLRDGHHDLSERFNLVQGRFYSVGGDIARVEQSIQHGQQRLRQLQDDLKEAERARLETESHLGHDRTLLLTLGEELDMLIPEQEITSAAAEESAAALEEAETTMHGWQEQWDAFNLQSAEPRRQAEVQQSRIQQLETSMERLAERQRRLQEERVLLAADPEDAAIMALSEQLAESEMTLEELEASEEQQVERLEQLRQQLQQATQAQQQAQGDLQRLNGRLASLEALQQAALDPGTGTAEWLRDQHLAERPRLAEGLKVDAGWELAVETVLGADLQAVLVDDFGGFDLAGFAQGDLRLLSPAADGTRVPGSLLDKVEAAIDLSPWLGQVKPVDSLEQALAQRGQLGAGESLISRDGYWVGRHFLRVRRASEAESGVLARGQEIVSLSAEREEREVTLQNLETELQTLRATQRQQETGREHLRRLLQDEARQQGELKAQLSASKAKAEQLTLRRTRLDEEVAEMGEQRALEHEQIGEARLHLQEALDSMALDTEQRELLLAQRDSLRERLDRVRQEARQHKDHAHQLAVRLGSLRAQHDSTRQALERLEMQSERLTEKREQLSLNLEEGEAPLEELRLKLEELLDKRMTVDEELKTAQIALEDADRELRDAEKRRTQAEQQSQLIRGQLEQQRMEWQALTVRRKTLQDQLLEDGYDLHGVLNTLTAQANEKDAEEELERIAARIQRLGAINLAAIDEYQQQSERKRYLDAQDADLVEALDTLENVIRKIDKETRNRFKDTFDQINGGLQALFPKVFGGGSAYLELTGEDLLDTGVTIMARPPGKKNSTIHLLSGGEKALTALALVFAIFKLNPAPFCMLDEVDAPLDDANVGRYARLVKEMSQTVQFIYITHNKIAMEMADQLMGVTMHEPGCSRLVAVDVEEAMKMVDA from the coding sequence GTGCGGCTCAAGTGCATCAAACTGGCGGGGTTCAAATCCTTCGTCGACCCGACCACGGTGAACTTCCCCAGTAACATGGCGGCGGTGGTCGGGCCCAATGGTTGCGGCAAGTCGAACATCATCGACGCCGTCCGCTGGGTGATGGGCGAGAGCTCGGCAAAAAACCTGCGTGGCGAGTCGATGACCGATGTCATCTTCAACGGATCCACCAGTCGCAAACCGGTGAGTCAGGCCAGCATCGAGCTGGTGTTCGATAACTCCGATGGCACCCTGATCGGTGAATACGCGGCCTACGCGGAAATCTCCATTCGCCGTAAAGTCACGCGCGACAGCCAGAACAGCTACTTCCTCAACGGCACCAAATGCCGTCGCCGCGACATCACCGATATCTTCCTCGGCACCGGCCTGGGGCCGCGCAGCTATTCGATCATCGAGCAGGGCATGATCTCCAAACTGATCGAAGCCAAGCCCGAAGACCTGCGTAACTTCATCGAAGAAGCGGCCGGCATCTCCAAGTACAAGGAACGCCGCCGCGAGACCGAAAACCGGATCCGCCGCACCCACGAAAACCTCGCCCGCCTGACCGATCTGCGCGAAGAGCTGGAGCGCCAGTTGGAGCGCCTGCATCGCCAGGCCCAGGCGGCCGAGAAGTACCAGGAATACAAGGGCGAGGAGCGCCAGCTCAAGGCGCAATTGTCGGCCCTGCGCTGGCAGGCCTTGAACGATCAGGTGGGCCAGCGCGAAGCGATCATCGGCACCCAGGAGATCAGCTTCGAAGCCCTGGTGGCCGAACAACGCAACGCCGACGCCAGCATCGAACGCCTGCGGGACGGGCACCACGACCTGTCCGAGCGCTTCAATCTGGTGCAGGGCCGGTTCTATTCGGTGGGCGGCGACATTGCCCGCGTGGAGCAAAGCATCCAGCACGGCCAGCAGCGTCTGCGCCAGTTGCAGGACGATCTCAAGGAAGCCGAGCGCGCGCGCCTGGAGACCGAATCCCACCTGGGCCACGACCGCACCTTGCTGCTGACCCTCGGCGAAGAGCTGGACATGCTCATCCCCGAACAGGAAATCACCAGCGCCGCCGCCGAAGAATCCGCCGCCGCCCTGGAAGAAGCCGAAACCACCATGCACGGCTGGCAGGAGCAGTGGGACGCTTTCAACCTGCAATCGGCCGAACCGCGTCGCCAGGCTGAGGTGCAGCAGTCGCGCATTCAGCAACTGGAAACCAGCATGGAGCGCCTGGCCGAGCGCCAGCGTCGTTTGCAGGAAGAGCGCGTATTGCTCGCCGCCGACCCGGAAGACGCGGCGATCATGGCGCTGAGCGAGCAACTGGCCGAAAGCGAAATGACCTTGGAAGAACTCGAAGCCAGTGAAGAACAGCAAGTGGAGCGCCTCGAGCAATTGCGTCAGCAGTTGCAACAGGCGACCCAGGCGCAGCAGCAGGCCCAGGGCGATCTGCAGCGGCTTAACGGTCGGCTGGCGTCCCTTGAGGCGTTGCAGCAAGCCGCTTTGGACCCTGGCACCGGCACCGCCGAATGGCTGCGTGACCAGCACTTGGCCGAGCGCCCGCGCCTGGCTGAGGGTTTGAAGGTCGACGCCGGTTGGGAGCTGGCGGTGGAAACCGTACTCGGTGCCGACCTGCAAGCGGTGCTTGTGGATGATTTTGGCGGTTTCGACCTGGCCGGTTTTGCCCAGGGCGATTTGCGTTTGCTCAGCCCGGCGGCCGACGGCACGCGGGTGCCGGGCAGCCTGTTGGATAAGGTCGAGGCGGCGATTGATCTGTCGCCATGGCTGGGCCAGGTCAAGCCGGTGGACTCGCTGGAACAGGCCCTGGCCCAACGCGGTCAACTGGGCGCCGGCGAAAGCCTGATCAGCCGCGACGGTTATTGGGTCGGCCGGCACTTTCTGCGCGTGCGTCGCGCCAGTGAAGCGGAAAGCGGCGTATTGGCCCGCGGCCAGGAAATCGTCAGCCTGAGCGCCGAACGCGAAGAGCGCGAAGTCACCCTGCAAAACCTGGAAACCGAACTGCAAACCCTGCGCGCCACCCAGCGCCAGCAAGAGACCGGCCGCGAACACCTGCGCCGTCTGCTGCAGGACGAAGCGCGCCAGCAGGGCGAGTTAAAGGCTCAACTGTCGGCGAGCAAGGCCAAGGCCGAGCAACTGACCCTGCGCCGCACCCGCCTCGACGAAGAGGTGGCCGAGATGGGCGAGCAACGCGCCCTGGAGCACGAACAGATTGGCGAAGCGCGCCTGCACCTGCAGGAAGCCCTCGACAGCATGGCCCTGGACACCGAGCAGCGCGAATTGCTGCTGGCCCAGCGCGACAGCCTGCGCGAACGCCTCGATCGAGTGCGCCAGGAAGCCCGTCAGCACAAGGATCACGCCCACCAGTTGGCCGTGCGCCTGGGCTCCCTGCGCGCCCAGCACGACTCCACGCGCCAGGCCCTTGAGCGCCTTGAGATGCAGTCCGAACGGCTGACCGAAAAACGCGAGCAACTGAGCCTGAACCTGGAGGAGGGCGAAGCGCCGCTGGAAGAGTTGCGCCTCAAGCTCGAAGAACTGCTCGACAAGCGCATGACCGTCGACGAAGAACTCAAGACCGCGCAGATCGCCCTGGAAGACGCCGACCGCGAACTGCGTGATGCCGAAAAACGTCGGACCCAGGCCGAGCAACAGTCCCAGTTGATTCGTGGCCAACTCGAACAACAGCGCATGGAATGGCAGGCCCTGACTGTGCGCCGCAAAACCCTGCAGGATCAACTGCTCGAAGACGGCTATGACCTGCACGGCGTGCTCAACACCTTGACCGCCCAGGCCAACGAGAAAGACGCCGAGGAAGAACTCGAACGCATTGCGGCGCGTATTCAGCGCCTGGGGGCGATCAACCTCGCCGCCATCGACGAATACCAGCAACAATCGGAGCGTAAACGTTATCTGGATGCCCAGGACGCCGACCTGGTCGAAGCCCTGGACACCCTGGAAAACGTGATCCGCAAGATCGACAAGGAAACGCGCAACCGCTTCAAAGATACCTTTGATCAGATTAATGGCGGTTTACAGGCCTTATTCCCCAAAGTTTTCGGCGGCGGCAGCGCTTACTTGGAACTGACAGGCGAAGATCTACTCGATACAGGGGTAACGATCATGGCGCGGCCTCCGGGCAAGAAGAACAGCACCATCCATTTGTTGTCCGGCGGCGAAAAAGCCCTGACCGCACTGGCCCTGGTATTTGCCATCTTCAAGTTGAACCCGGCGCCGTTCTGCATGCTCGACGAAGTTGATGCCCCGTTGGATGACGCTAACGTTGGACGCTACGCACGGCTGGTCAAAGAGATGTCCCAGACGGTGCAGTTCATCTATATCACCCACAACAAGATCGCCATGGAAATGGCCGATCAACTGATGGGCGTGACGATGCATGAGCCGGGCTGTTCGCGGTTGGTGGCGGTGGATGTCGAAGAGGCGATGAAGATGGTGGACGCCTAG
- a CDS encoding GntR family transcriptional regulator, giving the protein MTFKAPDSLAEQIAHHLAERIIRGDLKPGERIQEQKVTLALNVSRGSVREALLILERRHLIAILPRRGAHVTELTAHKVQSLCTLMGEMYILLGNAVAEGWQAHADMAPFLQIQQRLQGSYERGDIRAFVEESFNVMRAAYPFANNPYLQETVENLQPAMNRAYYLALDQRKASMSEYLVLFEQLLAAVLARDLVQIRKVLSAYCQRSSSLVIAALGDA; this is encoded by the coding sequence ATGACGTTCAAGGCGCCGGACAGTCTCGCCGAGCAAATCGCTCACCACCTCGCCGAACGTATCATTCGCGGCGATCTCAAGCCTGGGGAACGCATCCAGGAACAGAAAGTCACGTTGGCGCTCAACGTCAGCCGTGGCTCCGTGCGCGAAGCCCTGCTGATCCTCGAGCGCCGTCACCTCATTGCGATCCTGCCGCGCCGTGGCGCCCACGTTACCGAGCTCACGGCACACAAGGTGCAGAGCCTGTGCACGTTGATGGGCGAGATGTACATCCTGCTCGGCAATGCAGTCGCCGAAGGCTGGCAGGCTCACGCCGACATGGCGCCGTTCCTGCAAATCCAGCAACGTCTTCAAGGCAGCTACGAGCGCGGCGACATCCGCGCCTTTGTCGAAGAAAGCTTCAACGTGATGCGCGCCGCGTACCCCTTCGCCAACAATCCCTACCTGCAGGAAACCGTCGAGAATCTGCAGCCGGCAATGAACCGCGCCTATTACCTGGCCCTGGATCAGCGCAAGGCGTCCATGAGCGAGTACCTGGTGTTGTTCGAGCAACTGCTCGCCGCCGTGCTGGCCCGTGACCTGGTGCAGATCCGTAAGGTGCTGTCGGCCTATTGCCAGCGCAGCAGTTCGCTGGTCATCGCAGCGTTGGGGGACGCCTAA